In Amycolatopsis sp. EV170708-02-1, the following are encoded in one genomic region:
- the glpR gene encoding gephyrin-like molybdotransferase receptor GlpR, with the protein MPSSVIIVALAAAWLVVLVPMVARKRQQVARTTDSALAARVVRSGSTRHEGPEEFAMAENTEPSVEDDLAELEAELDADLEDEAPEAEPLPQPSHTARPERERQGAGYRPGRGGFDPEAADIAARAKYAFRQRVVIALLVLVVTTAAVAGFLTPTVWWANGVVDAVLIGYLAYLRRQVRIENDIRQRRLARFNNTRAPRRSLVDDEDHDAHESREDIEVVATERPAVVERKPSPMSRLRRQAVVVDLDDEDPAFHELDEPGTRPFRRAAGE; encoded by the coding sequence ATGCCCAGTTCGGTGATCATCGTCGCGCTCGCAGCGGCATGGCTCGTCGTTCTCGTGCCCATGGTCGCCCGCAAGCGCCAGCAGGTCGCACGGACGACGGACTCGGCCTTGGCGGCGCGAGTCGTGCGGAGCGGGAGCACACGCCACGAGGGACCGGAGGAGTTCGCGATGGCGGAAAACACGGAACCATCGGTAGAAGACGACCTGGCCGAACTCGAGGCGGAGCTCGACGCCGACCTCGAGGACGAGGCACCGGAAGCCGAACCGCTTCCCCAGCCCTCGCACACGGCCCGCCCGGAAAGAGAACGCCAAGGCGCCGGCTACCGGCCCGGCCGCGGCGGATTCGACCCGGAAGCGGCGGACATCGCCGCGCGCGCCAAGTACGCGTTCCGGCAGCGGGTCGTCATCGCACTCCTGGTACTGGTGGTCACCACCGCGGCCGTCGCCGGATTCTTGACCCCGACGGTCTGGTGGGCCAACGGTGTCGTCGACGCTGTCCTCATCGGCTACCTGGCGTACTTGCGCCGCCAGGTCCGCATCGAGAACGACATCCGGCAGCGCCGCCTCGCCCGCTTCAACAACACCCGCGCCCCGCGACGCTCCCTCGTCGACGACGAAGACCACGATGCGCACGAGTCCCGTGAGGACATCGAGGTCGTCGCCACCGAACGCCCGGCCGTCGTGGAACGCAAACCGTCCCCGATGTCCCGCCTCCGGCGCCAAGCCGTCGTCGTCGACCTCGACGACGAGGACCCGGCCTTCCACGAGCTCGACGAGCCCGGGACCAGGCCTTTCCGCCGGGCCGCCGGAGAATGA
- a CDS encoding class I SAM-dependent methyltransferase gives MPDALFAHARLAPIYDAFDGARDDLDHYLAIIGELRAERVLDIGCGTGCLAVLLAARGIEVVGVDPAKASLEVAKTKDPEGKITWIHGDAKAAGEAGADLAVMTGNVAQVFLADDEWSRTLEGVHTALVPGGHLVFEIRRPGRRAWEDWAADTAHEIIDVPGVGEVEQWREVTEVDLPFVSFRYSYRFSDGEVVTSDSTLWFREREDLEALLAKHGFRVLDVRDAPDRPGREYVFIAQRG, from the coding sequence ATGCCTGACGCGCTCTTCGCTCACGCCCGGCTCGCACCGATTTACGACGCCTTCGACGGCGCTCGCGACGACTTGGACCACTACCTCGCCATCATCGGCGAACTCAGGGCCGAGAGAGTGCTCGACATCGGCTGCGGCACCGGTTGCCTGGCCGTTCTCCTGGCCGCGCGCGGGATCGAGGTCGTCGGTGTCGATCCCGCGAAGGCGTCGCTGGAAGTCGCGAAGACCAAAGACCCGGAAGGGAAGATCACCTGGATCCATGGTGACGCGAAAGCGGCGGGTGAAGCGGGAGCCGATCTCGCGGTGATGACCGGGAACGTGGCCCAGGTCTTCCTGGCCGACGACGAATGGAGCCGGACTCTCGAAGGCGTCCACACCGCGCTGGTGCCGGGTGGTCATCTGGTCTTCGAGATCCGGCGCCCCGGGCGCCGGGCGTGGGAGGACTGGGCGGCCGACACGGCCCACGAAATCATCGACGTCCCCGGCGTCGGCGAGGTCGAGCAATGGCGCGAGGTCACCGAGGTGGACCTCCCGTTCGTGTCGTTCCGGTACAGCTACCGGTTCTCCGACGGCGAGGTCGTCACCTCGGACTCGACGTTGTGGTTCCGTGAGCGCGAAGACTTGGAGGCTTTGCTGGCGAAGCACGGCTTTCGCGTCCTGGACGTCCGGGACGCCCCCGACCGTCCAGGACGCGAGTACGTGTTCATCGCCCAGCGCGGCTAG
- a CDS encoding teichoic acid biosynthesis protein C, translating into MSEQVPPDPVRSPFSRRSLLRAGGGLAATTALLGTGAVFAGPASAAVPASKRFDLTKPSYDEFRSKILHESHHVMQGFAFDNQNVRIFIVNARNGGTGDDLCVTQVNFSGEIQGSMHLNNAGHGVSIGVEPVGTDSYIWMECDSDGPTGTGRGTALARFKFVNGGTPSVKKFLTGSDTITCATDPINKRIAVRRKEGGKMFYSVYPLASAAAGNFSSPLAHFAQPALSTVPVTFQGYTIYGQYLYTLDGTGHADPADINSYVTCIDMNTGTVKSRALTKAGQSLVFREPEGLGIYRSLAGETRLYMGFGSRSSMDNINRYANLFYKNVLID; encoded by the coding sequence ATGTCCGAGCAGGTGCCCCCGGATCCCGTCCGATCCCCGTTCTCCCGGCGTTCCCTGCTCCGCGCCGGCGGTGGTCTCGCCGCGACGACGGCGCTGCTCGGCACCGGCGCGGTGTTCGCCGGACCGGCTTCGGCCGCGGTGCCGGCGTCCAAGCGGTTCGACCTCACCAAGCCGTCCTACGACGAGTTCCGCAGCAAGATCCTGCACGAATCGCATCATGTGATGCAGGGCTTCGCCTTCGACAACCAGAACGTGCGCATCTTCATCGTGAACGCCCGCAACGGCGGCACCGGGGACGACCTGTGTGTCACCCAGGTCAACTTCTCCGGCGAGATCCAGGGCTCGATGCATCTGAACAACGCCGGGCACGGGGTGTCGATCGGTGTCGAACCGGTGGGCACAGACTCCTACATCTGGATGGAATGCGACTCGGACGGTCCCACGGGCACCGGTCGCGGGACGGCGCTGGCCCGGTTCAAGTTCGTCAACGGTGGCACGCCGTCGGTGAAGAAGTTCCTCACCGGCAGCGACACGATCACCTGCGCCACCGATCCGATCAACAAGCGGATCGCGGTACGCCGCAAGGAAGGCGGCAAGATGTTCTACAGCGTCTACCCGCTCGCCTCCGCGGCCGCCGGCAACTTCAGCTCGCCGCTGGCGCATTTCGCGCAGCCCGCGCTGTCCACCGTGCCGGTGACCTTCCAGGGCTACACCATCTACGGCCAGTATCTGTACACATTGGACGGTACGGGGCACGCGGACCCCGCCGACATCAACTCCTACGTCACCTGTATCGACATGAACACGGGCACGGTGAAGAGCCGCGCGCTGACCAAGGCGGGGCAGTCGCTGGTGTTCCGCGAGCCGGAGGGCCTCGGGATCTACCGGAGCCTGGCCGGGGAAACCCGGCTGTACATGGGTTTCGGGTCGCGTAGCAGCATGGACAACATCAACCGCTACGCGAACCTGTTCTACAAGAACGTCCTCATCGACTGA
- a CDS encoding UTP--glucose-1-phosphate uridylyltransferase, with protein MSSDAHLSDHFAETLSKMRSAGAHAMELAALRRRLEQLTEPGAGELPGNELEPLDDISRLVDLPEPDAGEARRVLDRTAVLKLNGGLGTSMGLTGPKSLLEIKPGKTFLDVIAMQVLSTREKYNARLPLILMNSAGTREPSLELLKKYPDLADEVIPADFLQGREPKITADGRPAEWPANPELEWCPPGHGDIYVALAVSGMLETLLAEGIRWCFVSNSDNLGALPDARIAAWLAKEDIPFAMETVLGTAADRKGGHLARRAGRIVLRESAQVPDGDDSFGDVAKWRFFNTNNIWFDLERLKALQEADPAAPLLPLIVNRKTVDPADSASTPVIQLETAMGAAIGSVEGARAIEIPRTRFAPVKTTDDLLVVRSDAYVLDDGGEMVPEFTTTPPVVSLSKEFYKLLPDFDARIPVAPSLKECTSLAVDGDVTFGKNVVVRGDVKITGPKAIADGEVL; from the coding sequence ATGAGCTCTGACGCGCACCTGTCCGATCATTTCGCCGAAACGCTGTCGAAAATGCGTTCCGCGGGCGCCCACGCCATGGAGCTGGCAGCCCTGCGGCGGCGCCTCGAGCAGCTGACCGAACCCGGCGCCGGTGAATTGCCGGGAAACGAACTCGAACCGCTCGATGACATCAGCAGGCTCGTGGATCTGCCGGAGCCGGACGCCGGCGAAGCGCGCCGGGTGCTGGATCGCACCGCCGTTCTGAAGCTCAATGGCGGGCTCGGCACCAGCATGGGGCTCACCGGGCCGAAATCACTGCTGGAGATCAAGCCGGGGAAGACGTTCCTCGACGTCATCGCCATGCAGGTGCTTTCGACCCGCGAGAAGTACAACGCGCGTCTTCCGCTGATCCTGATGAATTCGGCCGGCACCCGCGAACCTTCGCTGGAGTTGCTGAAGAAGTATCCCGATCTCGCCGACGAAGTCATCCCGGCCGACTTCCTGCAGGGACGCGAGCCGAAGATCACCGCCGACGGGCGGCCCGCCGAATGGCCCGCGAACCCGGAGCTCGAATGGTGCCCGCCGGGGCACGGCGACATCTACGTCGCGCTCGCGGTGAGCGGGATGCTCGAAACCCTGCTGGCGGAGGGCATCCGCTGGTGTTTCGTATCCAACTCCGACAACCTCGGCGCGCTCCCGGACGCCCGGATCGCGGCGTGGCTCGCGAAAGAGGACATCCCGTTCGCGATGGAGACGGTGCTCGGCACCGCGGCCGACCGCAAGGGCGGGCACCTCGCGCGGCGCGCGGGCCGGATCGTCCTGCGTGAATCCGCGCAGGTCCCGGACGGGGACGACTCGTTCGGCGACGTCGCCAAGTGGCGTTTCTTCAACACCAACAACATCTGGTTCGATCTCGAACGGCTGAAGGCGCTGCAGGAGGCCGACCCCGCCGCGCCGCTGTTGCCGCTGATCGTGAACCGGAAGACCGTCGATCCCGCCGATTCCGCCAGTACACCGGTGATCCAGCTGGAAACGGCGATGGGCGCGGCGATCGGTTCGGTCGAGGGCGCACGGGCCATCGAGATCCCGCGGACCAGGTTCGCGCCGGTCAAGACCACCGACGATCTGCTGGTCGTCCGGTCCGACGCCTACGTGCTCGACGACGGCGGGGAGATGGTCCCGGAGTTCACCACCACCCCGCCGGTCGTGTCGCTGAGCAAGGAGTTCTACAAGCTCCTTCCGGACTTCGACGCGCGTATCCCCGTGGCGCCCTCGCTCAAGGAGTGCACGAGCCTCGCGGTGGACGGCGACGTCACCTTCGGGAAGAACGTCGTCGTCCGGGGCGATGTGAAGATCACCGGGCCGAAGGCCATCGCGGACGGCGAAGTCCTCTAG
- a CDS encoding GNAT family N-acetyltransferase, giving the protein MGAPISGVAYPIESRHPGWPAKLGPLRVPAGILAVRPVRLRDAGEWSRVRLRDREHLEMWEPTGIGPWPDRNAYWSWPSQWLALRGLARRGQCLPFTITVDGRFAGQITVGNVIRASLRSAWIGYWVSSEIVRGGVATGAVALVTDHVFDFGGLHRLEATVRPENTPSLRVLAKAGYRQEGLFERYLDVAGGWRDHFCYAVTKEETGDGLVSRLVSKGLAERV; this is encoded by the coding sequence ATGGGCGCACCGATTTCCGGCGTCGCGTATCCGATCGAGAGCAGGCATCCGGGCTGGCCCGCGAAGCTGGGCCCGCTCCGGGTGCCCGCCGGGATCCTCGCCGTCCGGCCGGTCCGCCTCCGCGACGCCGGCGAGTGGAGCCGCGTCCGGCTGCGCGATCGCGAGCACCTGGAAATGTGGGAACCGACCGGTATCGGGCCATGGCCGGATCGCAACGCGTACTGGTCATGGCCGTCCCAGTGGCTGGCATTGCGCGGCCTGGCCAGGCGCGGTCAATGTCTCCCGTTCACCATCACGGTGGACGGACGCTTCGCCGGACAGATCACTGTGGGTAACGTCATCCGGGCGTCGCTCCGATCCGCCTGGATCGGCTACTGGGTGTCATCGGAGATCGTCCGCGGCGGCGTCGCGACCGGCGCCGTCGCCCTCGTCACCGACCATGTCTTCGACTTCGGCGGACTGCACCGCCTCGAGGCGACCGTCCGCCCCGAAAACACCCCCAGCCTGCGGGTTCTCGCCAAAGCGGGCTACCGGCAGGAGGGTCTTTTCGAGCGCTATCTCGATGTCGCGGGTGGCTGGCGGGACCATTTCTGCTACGCCGTCACCAAGGAGGAGACCGGTGACGGACTGGTCTCCCGGCTCGTCTCGAAGGGCCTCGCGGAGCGCGTTTGA
- a CDS encoding helix-turn-helix domain-containing protein — translation MESQPAVTAAIELIAPRLRRAREKKGTTLVELSRATGISTSTLSRLESGQRKPSLELLLPVIAALGLRVDEIVASPRVLDVPSDGRVLIPLTRHEDGPRAYKMTIPASDDEPRTRTHTGREWLYVLRGRLRLVLGDQDVVLGPGEAAEFDCRTPHWFGATGRGRVEVLSLFGEQGERIHVRARTR, via the coding sequence ATGGAGAGCCAGCCCGCCGTCACCGCGGCGATCGAACTGATCGCGCCCCGCCTGCGCCGTGCCAGGGAAAAGAAAGGCACGACGCTGGTGGAGCTCAGCCGCGCCACCGGCATCTCCACCAGCACCCTGTCCCGCCTCGAATCCGGGCAGCGCAAGCCGAGCCTGGAGTTACTGCTGCCGGTGATCGCCGCGCTGGGCCTGCGCGTCGACGAGATCGTCGCCTCACCGAGAGTGCTCGACGTACCCTCGGACGGCCGGGTGCTCATCCCGCTCACCCGGCACGAGGACGGGCCCCGCGCCTACAAGATGACGATCCCGGCGAGCGACGACGAGCCCCGCACCCGGACGCACACCGGCCGTGAATGGCTCTATGTACTGCGTGGCAGGCTGCGGCTCGTGCTCGGCGACCAGGATGTCGTGCTCGGTCCCGGCGAGGCCGCCGAATTCGACTGCCGGACGCCGCATTGGTTCGGCGCCACCGGCCGCGGGCGGGTCGAGGTGCTCAGC
- a CDS encoding CopG family transcriptional regulator: protein MALVEKRQFNVYLPPDLIKRVKHASVDADESLSSFVERVLEEYLLRTSEERER from the coding sequence ATGGCTCTGGTCGAGAAACGGCAATTCAACGTCTATCTGCCGCCCGACCTCATCAAGCGGGTGAAGCACGCGTCGGTCGACGCCGACGAGTCGCTTTCGTCGTTCGTCGAACGGGTGCTGGAGGAGTACCTGCTGCGGACCAGTGAGGAGCGCGAGCGATGA
- the glp gene encoding gephyrin-like molybdotransferase Glp, which translates to MTEPIAEAAETEDAGQFRSVEDQISLTLDAAVRPRPVRVAISEAQGLLCAEEVVAEHALPGFDQAAVDGYAVRSVDVRSAGQEPVQLPVVGEIAAGSRQPRRLQPGQAVRVDTGAPLPTLADAVVPTAYTDGHQAKVTVHRSVPSAGYVRRTGEDVQIGDVAVRKGDTIGSAQVGLLAAVGRAKVLVYPRPRVSIVSVGDELVDIDRTPSVGQVYDVNSYALSAAARDAGAEVSRVGIVPGDPKRLREIVEGRLLMSEIVVVAGGAGGSAGDEVHAALSDLGHIDMTRVAMHPGSVQGFGRLGPDSVPTFLIPGNPMSALVVFEVLVRPLIRAARGTRNPHRRIVGARLLSPITSTKGRKGFLRGQLLRDEGNGEYLVQPLGTSGAHLLASLAEANCLINIDEDLTEVAAGEQVKVTFLAQRA; encoded by the coding sequence ATGACGGAACCCATCGCCGAAGCGGCCGAGACCGAAGACGCGGGACAGTTCCGTTCCGTCGAGGATCAGATCTCCCTGACTCTGGACGCCGCGGTACGCCCGCGTCCGGTTCGCGTCGCCATCTCCGAGGCCCAAGGCCTCCTGTGCGCCGAAGAGGTCGTCGCCGAACACGCGCTGCCCGGTTTCGACCAGGCCGCCGTCGACGGCTACGCGGTGCGAAGCGTCGACGTCCGCTCCGCGGGCCAAGAGCCGGTGCAGTTGCCGGTGGTCGGCGAGATCGCCGCCGGTTCCCGCCAGCCGCGGCGGTTGCAGCCGGGACAGGCCGTGCGAGTCGACACCGGCGCGCCGCTGCCCACGCTCGCCGACGCCGTCGTCCCGACCGCCTACACCGACGGTCACCAGGCCAAGGTCACCGTGCACAGGTCGGTGCCGTCGGCGGGTTACGTGCGCCGGACCGGTGAAGACGTGCAGATCGGCGACGTCGCCGTGCGCAAGGGCGACACCATCGGCTCGGCCCAGGTCGGCCTGCTCGCCGCGGTCGGTCGCGCGAAGGTCCTGGTCTACCCGCGACCCCGGGTCTCGATCGTTTCCGTCGGCGACGAACTGGTCGACATCGACCGCACGCCGTCGGTCGGGCAGGTCTACGACGTCAACTCCTACGCGCTGTCCGCGGCCGCGCGGGACGCGGGCGCCGAGGTGAGCCGCGTCGGCATCGTCCCGGGCGATCCGAAACGCCTGCGAGAGATCGTCGAAGGCCGCCTGCTGATGTCGGAGATCGTCGTCGTCGCGGGCGGCGCCGGCGGGAGCGCGGGCGACGAAGTGCACGCGGCGCTGTCCGATCTCGGCCATATCGACATGACCCGCGTCGCCATGCACCCCGGCTCCGTGCAGGGTTTCGGCAGGCTCGGCCCCGACTCGGTGCCGACGTTCCTGATCCCCGGCAACCCGATGAGCGCGCTGGTCGTGTTCGAGGTGCTGGTCCGCCCGCTGATCCGTGCAGCGCGCGGCACCCGCAACCCGCATCGCCGGATCGTCGGCGCGCGGCTGCTCTCCCCGATCACCTCGACCAAGGGCCGCAAAGGTTTCCTGCGCGGGCAACTGCTGCGCGACGAGGGCAACGGCGAATACCTGGTGCAGCCGCTCGGCACCTCCGGCGCGCATCTGCTCGCGTCGCTGGCCGAGGCGAACTGCCTGATCAACATCGACGAAGACCTCACCGAGGTCGCCGCGGGCGAGCAGGTCAAGGTGACCTTCCTGGCCCAGCGGGCGTAA
- a CDS encoding VOC family protein, producing the protein MKIMPIRYSADVEAMTRFYEVLGLRTGPVSRPGGWVEMPAEAGMLAIHRSSGDDVGRCELAFEVGEPLEDVAERLRAAGFEPGPPMDEGFGHSLRVQDPDGVWVQLNRYDRDLYT; encoded by the coding sequence ATGAAGATCATGCCGATCCGCTACAGCGCGGACGTCGAGGCCATGACGCGGTTCTACGAGGTGCTCGGCCTGCGGACCGGGCCGGTTTCGCGCCCCGGCGGCTGGGTCGAGATGCCCGCCGAGGCCGGGATGCTGGCCATCCACCGGTCGTCCGGCGACGACGTGGGCCGCTGCGAGCTGGCCTTCGAAGTCGGCGAGCCCCTGGAGGACGTCGCGGAACGTCTGCGGGCGGCCGGATTCGAACCGGGCCCGCCGATGGACGAGGGCTTCGGCCATTCGCTGCGCGTCCAGGATCCCGACGGGGTCTGGGTGCAGCTCAACCGGTACGACCGCGACCTCTACACGTGA
- a CDS encoding 5-formyltetrahydrofolate cyclo-ligase, whose protein sequence is MSKTEWRSRITAERRSQVSEEHAREAVALAAAAARLPGEVVCAYVPFGTEPGSTSLLDQLIDQGKRVLLPIVPDAPGPLEWAAYEDPSSLAPGRLRGLLEPTGRRLGPDTLGTADLMLIPALAVDDAGVRLGRGAGYYDRSLSFAAPGAALIAVVRDAELVRELPAEPHDVRMTGVLTPEHGLAPRPVIH, encoded by the coding sequence CTGAGCAAAACGGAGTGGCGTTCCCGGATAACCGCCGAACGGCGTTCGCAGGTGTCGGAAGAGCATGCGCGGGAGGCCGTGGCGCTCGCCGCCGCCGCCGCTCGGCTGCCCGGTGAGGTCGTGTGCGCCTATGTCCCGTTCGGTACCGAACCGGGTTCGACGTCGCTGCTTGATCAACTTATCGACCAGGGCAAACGGGTGCTGCTGCCGATCGTCCCCGACGCGCCGGGCCCGCTGGAGTGGGCCGCCTACGAGGACCCGTCGAGCCTCGCGCCGGGTCGGCTGCGGGGGTTGCTCGAGCCGACCGGACGCCGCCTCGGTCCCGACACGCTGGGGACGGCCGATCTGATGCTGATCCCCGCGCTCGCCGTCGACGACGCGGGCGTCCGGCTCGGCCGCGGCGCCGGGTACTACGACCGGTCGCTCTCCTTCGCCGCGCCCGGCGCCGCGCTGATCGCGGTCGTCCGGGACGCCGAACTCGTGCGCGAGTTGCCCGCGGAACCGCATGACGTCCGCATGACCGGGGTACTGACCCCGGAGCACGGCCTGGCGCCGCGCCCGGTAATACACTGA
- a CDS encoding MFS transporter, whose protein sequence is MTGVRLAVGIVALEFAAAVTGFVASTLLPVVAGDLDARNDLGLLIAGSTLGLFVALPLASRVLGRLGPRGTLAVGMIAYLGGLGLAASARTAWMFALGQFSAGLASGLLAIFGVSSAIRHLDDRLRIRVIAASSAMWIVPALVGPAATLGLEHLVGWRWTLLLPVPFVLFGRLLVVRAARGDAPDAASRPLLRTLSVPLGAAIVVFGAGFWPLALAGAAITAAGMIAILPPGTARLRPGTPAALGAMVLFAIGYFGADSLITVLLTSGFQVSLGQAAIVLSAAPLGWAVTSLVAAKFTSARFPVVGLGLTALGTAAVAFGGSFATALVAWAVAGIGVGLAYPGLYLRATTADASGFTAAELATAVITAECVGQLLGRAVGGALSSSTSGLLASYGLFAAALAAAAFAATRQSMRTFL, encoded by the coding sequence GTGACGGGAGTCCGGCTGGCGGTCGGCATCGTCGCGCTCGAATTCGCGGCCGCCGTCACCGGTTTCGTCGCCTCCACTCTGCTGCCTGTCGTCGCCGGCGATCTCGACGCGAGGAACGACCTCGGCCTCCTGATCGCCGGCTCGACGCTGGGCCTGTTCGTCGCGCTTCCCTTGGCGAGCAGGGTTCTCGGCAGGCTTGGGCCGCGCGGGACGCTCGCCGTCGGGATGATCGCCTACCTCGGCGGGCTCGGCTTGGCCGCGTCAGCGCGGACCGCATGGATGTTCGCCCTCGGCCAGTTCTCCGCTGGGCTCGCCAGCGGGCTCCTGGCGATCTTCGGTGTCAGCTCGGCGATCCGGCATCTCGACGACCGGCTGCGGATCCGCGTGATCGCGGCGTCTTCGGCGATGTGGATCGTGCCCGCCCTGGTGGGCCCGGCCGCGACCCTCGGCCTGGAACATCTCGTCGGCTGGCGGTGGACCCTGCTGCTTCCGGTGCCGTTCGTCCTTTTCGGACGGTTGCTGGTCGTGCGCGCCGCCCGCGGTGACGCACCGGACGCCGCTTCACGGCCACTGCTGCGGACGCTGTCGGTGCCACTGGGAGCGGCGATCGTCGTGTTCGGCGCGGGTTTCTGGCCACTCGCGCTCGCGGGGGCGGCGATCACCGCCGCCGGGATGATCGCGATCCTGCCACCTGGCACCGCGCGGCTCCGGCCGGGAACGCCCGCGGCGCTCGGCGCGATGGTGCTGTTCGCGATCGGCTATTTCGGCGCGGACAGCCTGATCACCGTGCTCCTGACGAGCGGATTCCAGGTGAGCCTCGGGCAGGCGGCGATCGTGCTGAGTGCCGCCCCGCTGGGCTGGGCGGTGACCAGCCTCGTGGCGGCCAAGTTCACTTCGGCGCGCTTTCCCGTCGTGGGCCTGGGCCTGACCGCCCTCGGCACCGCGGCCGTGGCCTTCGGTGGTTCGTTCGCCACGGCCCTCGTCGCCTGGGCGGTCGCCGGAATCGGTGTCGGGCTCGCTTACCCCGGCCTGTATCTCAGAGCCACGACAGCGGACGCGAGCGGTTTCACCGCCGCGGAACTCGCGACCGCCGTCATCACCGCGGAATGCGTCGGGCAATTGCTGGGACGGGCCGTCGGCGGCGCCTTGAGCTCGTCCACCAGCGGATTGTTGGCCTCGTACGGGCTTTTCGCGGCCGCCCTGGCGGCGGCCGCGTTCGCCGCGACGCGTCAGTCGATGAGGACGTTCTTGTAG